In Rhodamnia argentea isolate NSW1041297 chromosome 1, ASM2092103v1, whole genome shotgun sequence, the genomic window ATTTTCGTCATTTAGCTCTTAAGCCTTCAATCTTTGAAATTGGCTCAAGTTAAGTGCAtactttaaaagaaaattttctgttTCAAAGCAATGATTAAACACTCAACAAATAAATTGCAAACGAGGTGCTTCCTTAACTACTTAACGAGTAAAAGGTAAAAACATTGAGGAGCGCATCTTTTAGATTTTCTAAAGCAAGAAGcacttttctttacattttcatGTCAAAACTTACTATATtgttgaaatttcaaaagattatcATTAAATTAAATGTAAGTTTGAACATTTACATATGGCAAGGGTAGAAAGATGACAATTGTGTGAGTTCAAGATAAAGAAAGCAAAAACTAAAAGTTTAAAAGTCGATTTAGACGTTCAGTTGATTAATTTGATATAGAGGGAACTGAAAAAATCCAGCTAATTTGTCTCAACCACTACACAGATGGACAGTTTATGAACTTACAGAGCTCTGGGTTCCTTCAATTGAGAGGACCGGCTTCAAGTGGAGACTCTGACAAACTGTATTCTGAATTGAGATGGCTTCAGTGGCTTGACATTGACCCCGATTTGTCTTCTTGGACAACCAATTTGCGTCTATCGACATTATTGGTGCTGCAGTTGTCATGCAACCGGATAACAGAGGATTGGAGTGGATGGACTTTAATCATGGTAAGATGCGAAAAGACATCCTctgtgattttttgtttgttttgtgctGTCAATCAACTCATTTTTTGACAGCTCATTCTCCTTTGTATAGGCAGAGCGGCTAAAAGTTCTCGATCTTGCATGTTGCGAATATCTGACATGCACTCCTGATCTCTCAGTTTTCACAAAGTTGGAAATTCTCGTCTTGAAAGGATGTCAGAGGCTGGAGCAAGTCCACCCTTCTATTGGCAATGTTAAGAGCCTCGTTTCCTTGGACCTGAGTGGATGTGGTAGTCTCAATGAGTTACCAGGAGAATTGGGCCAATTAGAAGAACTGAAAGAACTTATTTTAGATTATGCTGGTATTACAAAGATTCCTACGTCAATCGGTTCTCTGAGGAAGCTGAAGAAACTGAGTGCCCGAGCTTGTCAGTCATTGAGAGAAATCCCTAGCTCAATTTGGGATTTACAGAGTTTACAATGTCTTGATTTTAGTAAATCTGCAATTGAAGGGTTACCTGCTGTTGAAATGTTGAAAGAACCCGTTCTCACAGCTTTCACAGAGTTGGAGATTATCATCTTGAAAGACTGCTACAGACTAAAGCAAGTCCACCATTCTATTGGCAAAGTCAAGAGCCTCGTTTCCTTGGACCTGAGTGGCTGTGGTAGTCTCGAGGAGTTACCAGGAGAATTGGGCCAGTTAGAAGAACTGAAAGAACTTATTTTAGATTCTGCTGGTATTACAAAGATTCCTACGTCAATCGGTTTTCTGCGGAAGCTGGAGAAACTGAGTGCCCGAGCTTGTCGGTCATTGAGACAAGTCCCTAGCTCAATTGGGGATTTAGAGAATTTGCAACATCTGGACATTAGTGATTCTGCGATTGAAGAGTTACCCAGTGCAATTGGAAAGTTGAAAAAACTACGGAGGCTAAGTCTTGAGTCCTGCAGCAGTCTTGAAGGGGAAATTCCAAGGGAAATCGGTAATTTGTCTTCACTTGAGATTCTCCAACTCACTGGAACACCAATACTTGACCTGCCAGAAACCATCACGAATCTTTCCTCTCTCAAACATCTTAGCCTAGAGGAATGTCACAAGCTCAGGTCGCTCCCAGAGCTTCCTTCTGGCTTAAAAGTTCTGAGGATCTCTAGTCGGAGTCCCATGTTGCCACAGGGTTGTTGCCCAATGCACC contains:
- the LOC115731880 gene encoding disease resistance protein RUN1-like — protein: MDGNLRKLPTDGQFMNLQSSGFLQLRGPASSGDSDKLYSELRWLQWLDIDPDLSSWTTNLRLSTLLVLQLSCNRITEDWSGWTLIMAERLKVLDLACCEYLTCTPDLSVFTKLEILVLKGCQRLEQVHPSIGNVKSLVSLDLSGCGSLNELPGELGQLEELKELILDYAGITKIPTSIGSLRKLKKLSARACQSLREIPSSIGKLKKLRRLSLESCSSLEGEIPREIGNLSSLEILQLTGTPILDLPETITNLSSLKHLSLEECHKLRSLPELPSGLKVLRISSRSPMLPQGCCPMHLETLHVSWTRSSSS